The nucleotide window AGACGATCGGTACATCTACGAATCCTACGATCCCGTAAACCGCAGCGTAAGTTCGGACCGCCGGATGGTCGCTCAGCGAATAGCGAAACAGTAGGTAAGCAACATAGATGAGGAACAGCACGAAAGTGCTTGTTAACCGTGGATCCCACGTCCACCAGGCTCCCCAGACCGGTTTTGCCCAGATCGGTCCTGTGATCAATACGATCGTGAAGTAAAAGACGCCAAGCTCCACACCGGCGTGTGAAAGGTGATCGTATTTAAGGTCTTTTTTCCAAAGGTACATCACTGCTCCCGCAAAAACGATCACAAAAGAAAGTAAACCGGTCCATGCGCTTGCAACATGAAAATAGAAAATTCGTTGCACCACACCCATCACTTTTTCTTCCGGGGCATAGACAAACGCAAAGTAGAGAGCCACCGGCATGAGTATTCCTACCAGAATCAAAAGGACTTGATCAATTTTTTTCATAGTTAAGTCTCTTCTACAATCCAGAAATAACACCAGTAAGATAGGAAAACGAAAATCACATTGAAAGCTCCCAGCATCTTCAACCAGAAAAAGAATTGTTGCATCTTCAGTCCGTTTATAAGAATGATCGATGATTTTACCGCCATCACAAGGAGTGGCAACAGGATCGGAAAGAGTATTACAGAAAGAATGATTTCCCGGTTCTTCAGCCCGAGAGACATAGTAGAAAAGAGAACTCCTAGCGAACAATAGCCGAATGACGTCAAGACGATAACCAGAACCAGCCAGAGTGTATTGATGGTAAATGGGATGTTAAATAGGAAATGAAACACGGGAAGCAGGATGATTTCAAGACAAATCAAAAAAGTGGACGCAGCGAGCATTTTTCCCAGAAACAAATGCCCGGGAGTTGCCGGCGAAATCAGGATGGCTGATAGTGTGCTCTCCTCTTTTTCTGCCTGGAGGATGTGATTCAAAAAAAGCAATCCGGAAAAAAGAAATGAAATCCACAGGACTCCCGGTGCATGAACCGGTGTGAGTTCACCTGCGTTCGACAATGCAAAATTGCCAACAACGATTACCAGCAAGCCGAAAAACAGAGTTGTGATAAAGATCTGCTTGCTGCGATATTCAATCAGCAAATCTTTACGGATCAACGAGAATATGATCGACATGTCCTTCTTATAAAATGCTTGCGCTATAAAACTCTCTGATGTCTCCGCTAATTTCCTCTTTACTTCCGAAGAATGCCTGCCTGCCGCCTTTCAATATCAGAAGCTTGTCACAAAGTTCAAAACCTTGCTCCAGCTCATGAGTCGTCAAGACCACTGTTGTTTTATTCTTCAGCTGCAGTATTTTTTCTCGAAGCATGGCGGACGCCAGTTGATCCAGTCCGGTAAACGGCTCATCCAGAAAAACGAGTTCAGGGTTATGCAAGAGGGCGCGCGCGAGTGACAGCTTTTGTTTCATTCCACGCGAAAAAGTTTCCACAAGTTGTTCCCCAAACTCCGATAGCTGGTAATTGTTTAGCATGGCAGGAATATCAATCGGGATTCCGTAAAGAGCCGCATAAAACAGAAGATTTTCTCTCGCAGAAAACTTCATGTAAAGAAAAGATTCGTGGCCCAGATAACCCAGTTTTTTTCTCAAGTCGTAGTTCTTTTTCAGGGAATGACCAAAGATTTCCATTTTTCCTTGATAGGGCAAGAGACCAGCCAGACATTTGAGAAGTGTACTCTTACCTGCGCCGTTCGGGCCAATCAGAAGCAGTATCTCACCGGGAAAGAGCTGAAACTGAATGTTGCGAAGTATGCTGGTGTAACCGGTTTTAAAGCCTAAATCCGTGACGGAGAGCGCCGGTTCAGGCGCGATTCCCGGTCTGTTGTTTGGAATGTTTGTCGTTTGCATCACGATCCGGTTGATTTTCCGTGGAATCCAGTTTTTTCATCACTTCCACAGCTTGTTTCGTCAGGCTTTCTTTCAAATGACTGTAGTCGTCCAGGCTGACCTTTTGCATTTTGAAATCATATTCAAGATCCCGCATCGCCTCCAGTATTTCATTTTTTCGAAGAATGAGGTTTTCTTTTTCAGTTCCGGCATATTCCAGGCGTTTTTTCCGATAGGACTCTTCCCAGAATGGCAAAAGAATGTAAATGGCGAAGAAGGCAGCAACCAGAATAAACGCTGCCAGAATCATTTTCGCTCTTCTAGCTCTTTTTTGAGAAGGTCCCTGTAGTGCGAATCATCATCCTCCACGTAATTTGACGCGTTTTCAGCCGCGGAAGATGGAAGGGTTCTTTGTTTTTTGAGATAGGTAAACAGAAGCGCTCCGCCGAGGAAAAATGCAAAGAAGGGAATTGCCCATGCTGTGAGATTAAAGCCGGATTTCGGGGGCGCAGCTAAAACAGTTTGTCCGTATTTAGCGATGTAACTCTGCAGGATCTGATCTTCAGACTGGCCACTGTCTATCATTTTTTGTATG belongs to bacterium and includes:
- the ccsA gene encoding cytochrome c biogenesis protein CcsA; its protein translation is MKKIDQVLLILVGILMPVALYFAFVYAPEEKVMGVVQRIFYFHVASAWTGLLSFVIVFAGAVMYLWKKDLKYDHLSHAGVELGVFYFTIVLITGPIWAKPVWGAWWTWDPRLTSTFVLFLIYVAYLLFRYSLSDHPAVRTYAAVYGIVGFVDVPIVWMSIHWWRTIHPKVITPEKVNLDPRMWTAVLVCFGVMLLLYFVLLRMRMNLESLRERVQVAREKLMEKQA
- a CDS encoding heme exporter protein CcmB — translated: MSIIFSLIRKDLLIEYRSKQIFITTLFFGLLVIVVGNFALSNAGELTPVHAPGVLWISFLFSGLLFLNHILQAEKEESTLSAILISPATPGHLFLGKMLAASTFLICLEIILLPVFHFLFNIPFTINTLWLVLVIVLTSFGYCSLGVLFSTMSLGLKNREIILSVILFPILLPLLVMAVKSSIILINGLKMQQFFFWLKMLGAFNVIFVFLSYWCYFWIVEET
- a CDS encoding ABC transporter ATP-binding protein → MQTTNIPNNRPGIAPEPALSVTDLGFKTGYTSILRNIQFQLFPGEILLLIGPNGAGKSTLLKCLAGLLPYQGKMEIFGHSLKKNYDLRKKLGYLGHESFLYMKFSARENLLFYAALYGIPIDIPAMLNNYQLSEFGEQLVETFSRGMKQKLSLARALLHNPELVFLDEPFTGLDQLASAMLREKILQLKNKTTVVLTTHELEQGFELCDKLLILKGGRQAFFGSKEEISGDIREFYSASIL
- a CDS encoding cytochrome c-type biogenesis protein CcmH, translated to MENVASKLSCYCGTCPHLVVSACGCSVADQIKIDIQKMIDSGQSEDQILQSYIAKYGQTVLAAPPKSGFNLTAWAIPFFAFFLGGALLFTYLKKQRTLPSSAAENASNYVEDDDSHYRDLLKKELEERK